In Plasmodium reichenowi strain SY57 chromosome Unknown, whole genome shotgun sequence, the genomic stretch TTATTATCACTTTGTGAATTGTCACTGgatacattttttttcctttctttttttttattattttttttctttctttctttttcaaGATAACTGATACTTGAACTTTTTGTATCTCTTCTTTTATCTCTATCTCTATctgtatatttttttctttctctTTTATCATAACTATATGTACTTTGACTTATACTTCTtaaatgattttttttttttctttttctatcttcatatttttttctttctcgatcattatatatactagAACTATTACTTcttatatatctttttgttctttctttatcaatatattttctcCTTTCTCTTTCCAGTTCTTTTCTCCTTTCCATTTCTTTTCTTCTCTCTCTTTCCAGTTcctttcttctttttctttctcGTTCTCTTTCCCATTCTCTTTCTCTTTCTCTTTCTCTTTCCATTTCTTCTTGTCTTTCCATAGCTCTTCTTCTTTCCCTTTCCATAATTCTCCTTTTTTCCCTCTCCACATACCTTCGTCTTTCTCGTTCTCGTTCTCTTTCTCTTTCTCTTTCCCTTTCCCTTTCTCTCTCCCTATCTCTTTCCCTATCTCTTTCCTTTTCATCTTTTCGtcttctttttatttcccTTTCCATATCACTAAACCTTTCATGCtgatattttttcctttcaCTTTCCATATTGGTTTCTATATTTGTACTAGTTACTGTATTATCATATGTATCACTGTTTGTATAAGATTCATTACTTGTATCATGCATTTCGCtatttgaatattttttttcacttctttcttttttctttctgtctttatttcttttttttctcttccTCTCTCTTTCTCTATTCATTTCTTTAagtttatttattttcctcCTTAATTCCTCTTCACAATCTTtcactttttttattgGTCTTGAgtttgttttatttatatcatatttgGTTTGTTGATTTTCTCTGGATTCTTGTAGGTCTAATAATCTTTTTTGTTCATccatcattttttttttttttaattcaatttttttaattaatgTTAATGGATCTTCtctaattttatttaaattatcaatattgtttttattattattattattatttttatttaatattcCGCCTTgatctttttcttcttcatcatctTGCATTAGTTTTTGCatatcaattttttttccaaGCAGATATTCTTCTTGTTCcttta encodes the following:
- a CDS encoding hypothetical protein (conserved Plasmodium protein, unknown function), coding for MENIYNDMEEYGKICQLYQEKKQKKEKKKNKDDDNEENILDEDILWMYETKEEKEIKEQEEYLLGKKIDMQKLMQDDEEEKDQGGILNKNNNNNNKNNIDNLNKIREDPLTLIKKIELKKKKMMDEQKRLLDLQESRENQQTKYDINKTNSRPIKKVKDCEEELRRKINKLKEMNRERERKRKKRNKDRKKKERSEKKYSNSEMHDTSNESYTNSDTYDNTVTSTNIETNMESERKKYQHERFSDMEREIKRRRKDEKERDRERDRERERERERERERERERERRRYVEREKRRIMERERRRAMERQEEMEREREREREWERERERKRRKELERERRKEMERRKELERERRKYIDKERTKRYIRSNSSSIYNDRERKKYEDRKRKKKNHLRSISQSTYSYDKRERKKYTDRDRDKRRDTKSSSISYLEKERKKKNNKKKERKKNVSSDNSQSDNKTLKDKKEKKKKEREQFKQKENHDNLNSASNEHVSYESDTYEINKNDKEINSQSDKEINSQSDKEINSQSDKEINSQ